Proteins from a genomic interval of Rubinisphaera italica:
- a CDS encoding GAF domain-containing protein, whose translation MDEPKILFLTSNEEVLAFPGDASTLKVCEDSLQEVARLWREDKISGLVVPHDNSEASESLIHVLNIASSFTDGLALLDKDQKILWCNTPLIKMLDAPQINVEPSFYDMFGDVELLDHQLCPIESCRLSGEMRTSTLKLEDKQYFEVRVAPVFFDENGSVEQFLACVRNTTTATFQRQKLNAIYQAGLELGDLSPQEMIELTVDERIELLKSKILHYTNDLLEFETVEIRLIDKNSTQLRPLLAMGMQEVAAERKLFADAKNNGVTGFVAASGKSYLCDDITNDPLYLPGAPGAKSSMTVPLILHDEVLGTFNVESPLDHAFDENDLQFLELFSREVAVALNTLDLLAIEKAATVNQSTQKILQQVATPVDEILNDAAWILERYIGHEPNVADRLRQILKHTRDIKQRIREVGDTITPDGAHPRYKPKDDRPQLRDKRILVVDSDESVRRAAHELLGRFGCQVETAHDGGEACRLVKSSLYDAVIVDIRLDDMTGFECFCKLREIYDDLPVILMTGFGYDPNHCIVKARQMGLKSVLYKPFRLDQLVNEVEAAVVTNSNPSE comes from the coding sequence TCCAATGAAGAAGTCCTCGCGTTTCCCGGAGACGCGAGCACTCTGAAAGTCTGTGAGGATTCGCTGCAGGAAGTCGCCCGGCTCTGGCGGGAAGACAAAATCTCTGGTCTGGTCGTGCCTCACGACAATAGTGAAGCGAGTGAGTCGCTCATCCATGTCCTCAATATTGCATCCAGCTTTACCGATGGACTGGCTCTGCTCGATAAAGATCAGAAAATCCTCTGGTGTAATACCCCGCTCATCAAAATGCTCGATGCTCCGCAGATTAATGTCGAACCTTCTTTCTACGATATGTTTGGCGATGTCGAACTACTCGACCATCAACTCTGCCCGATCGAAAGCTGTCGACTCTCCGGCGAAATGCGGACTAGCACTCTCAAGTTAGAGGACAAGCAGTATTTTGAAGTTCGGGTCGCTCCGGTCTTTTTCGATGAAAATGGAAGTGTCGAACAGTTTCTGGCCTGTGTCCGCAATACGACGACAGCGACATTTCAGCGGCAGAAGTTAAACGCCATTTATCAGGCTGGTCTCGAACTGGGTGATTTGTCGCCTCAGGAAATGATCGAACTGACGGTCGATGAGCGAATTGAGCTGCTCAAATCGAAAATTCTGCATTACACAAACGATTTACTCGAATTTGAAACGGTTGAAATTCGACTCATCGATAAAAATTCCACCCAGCTACGTCCCCTGCTGGCGATGGGAATGCAGGAAGTGGCCGCCGAGCGAAAGTTGTTTGCAGATGCCAAAAATAACGGTGTCACTGGCTTTGTGGCTGCTTCTGGGAAAAGTTATCTGTGCGATGACATCACGAACGACCCCCTGTATTTGCCTGGTGCTCCCGGTGCAAAAAGTTCGATGACCGTCCCGCTGATTCTGCATGATGAAGTTCTGGGAACTTTCAATGTGGAAAGCCCACTCGATCACGCCTTTGACGAAAACGATTTGCAGTTTTTAGAACTGTTCAGCCGGGAAGTTGCGGTCGCTTTGAACACCTTGGATTTATTGGCAATCGAAAAAGCGGCGACCGTTAACCAAAGTACACAGAAAATCCTGCAGCAGGTCGCCACCCCAGTTGATGAGATCCTGAACGATGCTGCCTGGATTCTCGAGCGATACATCGGCCATGAGCCCAATGTCGCCGATCGATTGCGTCAAATTCTCAAGCATACCCGCGATATCAAGCAGAGAATTCGCGAAGTGGGAGATACGATCACACCCGATGGAGCCCACCCCCGCTATAAACCGAAGGATGATCGTCCTCAATTGCGGGACAAACGCATTCTTGTTGTCGATTCCGACGAATCCGTTCGACGAGCCGCCCATGAGTTGCTGGGACGCTTTGGGTGTCAGGTCGAAACCGCTCACGATGGTGGCGAAGCCTGTCGTCTGGTGAAAAGTTCACTCTATGATGCCGTCATTGTCGATATTCGACTCGATGATATGACCGGGTTCGAATGCTTCTGCAAGCTCCGGGAAATCTATGACGATCTCCCCGTCATATTGATGACCGGTTTCGGCTACGACCCGAACCACTGCATCGTCAAAGCCCGACAAATGGGACTCAAATCAGTCCTCTATAAACCGTTCCGACTCGATCAACTCGTCAATGAGGTGGAAGCGGCCGTGGTGACGAATTCAAACCCTTCGGAATAA
- the ruvX gene encoding Holliday junction resolvase RuvX: protein MSQDFPSEGALLGIDFGTKRVGIAISTPDQSISSPLETMQRSQPAQESNTFCKICKEYRIKGLVVGLPVHMSGDEGEKAKMARQFGDWLGSISELPVIYWDERFTTSLAQHHLREFGMSKSKQKSRLDMLAAQVMLQSFLDAPDRFAAPSAIYN from the coding sequence ATGTCTCAGGATTTTCCCAGTGAAGGGGCCTTATTGGGGATCGATTTTGGTACCAAGCGGGTTGGAATCGCCATTTCGACGCCCGATCAGTCGATTTCTTCTCCGCTGGAAACTATGCAAAGGTCGCAACCTGCCCAGGAGTCCAATACGTTCTGTAAGATCTGCAAAGAATATCGCATTAAGGGTTTGGTCGTCGGACTACCTGTTCATATGTCTGGAGACGAAGGCGAGAAGGCAAAAATGGCTCGTCAATTCGGCGACTGGCTCGGTTCGATCAGCGAACTTCCGGTGATTTACTGGGACGAGCGTTTCACTACCTCGTTGGCACAGCACCACTTACGAGAATTCGGGATGTCGAAGTCGAAGCAGAAATCCCGGCTGGACATGCTGGCTGCCCAAGTCATGCTTCAATCATTTCTGGACGCTCCCGACCGTTTTGCAGCCCCTTCGGCTATCTACAACTGA